The sequence TGAGCACGCCGTCGGCGCCGCGCGCGAACATGCCCTCGTCCGGGCCGTAGAGCTTGTCGCCGACGAGCGGGAGGCCGCTCGTCGCGAGGTGGACCCGGATCTGGTGCTGCCGGCCGGTCTCGAGCGTGCAGCGGACGAGCGCGTAGCGCCGGCCGGTGAGCGGATCGGCGCGGCGGCCCAGCACCTCGCACGCGGTGGCCGACGCGAGGCCGCGGCCCGGCGGCGCGACCCGCATCTTGACCTTGTAGCGGCTCGCGCCGTCGAGCTCGAGCGGCAGCTCGACCCGGAACGTATCGTGCTCGGGCCAGCCCCAGGCGATCGCCGCGTAGCGCTTGACGACGCCGGTGCGCTCCTCGAACTGCGCCTTCACGGTCCGATCGGCGTCGGGCGTGCGGCAGAGCAGCAGCACGCCGCTCGTCTCCCGATCGAGCCGGTGGGCCAGGAACAGCCGCTCGCCGGGGCGCGCGGCCTCCATCATCTTGATCACGGTGCTCTTGTGGTACCGCGCCGTGGGGTGCACCGGCAGGCCCGCCGGCTTGTCGATGGCGAGCAGCGCGTCGTCCTCGTGGAGGACCGGGATCGGGGTGTCGGGCGCCTGCTCGTCCCACGGCTCGCGCCAGAGGAGGATGCACTGCTCCGGCCGGACGCGATCGCTGCCGCGCAGGCGCCGCGCCTCGGGCGAGTAGGCGCCGCGCGCGACGATCTCGGCGGCGCGCGTGCGGCTCGTCCGCTTGAGCTGGGTCTGTACGAACCGGTCGAGCCGCATCCCGGCCGACTCCGGCGGCACGCGCAGCACGGTGACGACCGACCCCTCCGGCACCTCGGCGGGGCGCACCACCGGCGTGCCGCGGCCGAAGGGGCCGCTCGTGCCGGCGAGCTCTCGCGCGCTGATCCTGGTCATGAGTGGAGCCTTGGCCTTTAGCAAAAGCGCTGGCCCTGTGGGACCGCGCAAAAGGTAAGTAATATTACAAAATCGCGTGTGAGACGACCGCGTGGGTAAGGGCGAGCCACCAGAGCTGCCCGCGGCGGCAGTGCGCGGTGCGCCGCGGGCATGGCGCTGGGGCTCGCAGCGGTCTTTCATCGCGCGTCCCGTGGACAGGGAGGTCGTGCACGGCGGCGAGGGGACCTCGGAGGGGATCGCGAGGACGCCTCGCCGGCCGTGCGAGCGCGCGCCTGTGGGTTCGGAAGCCGCGCTGTACGCGCCCCGGTTCGTGCTACACACGGCGCCCGCATGGACATCCTCTTCGCTGCGTCCGAGATCGCGCCCATCGTCAAGGTCGGCGGCCTGGCCGACGTCGTGTCGTCGCTCTCGAAGGCGCTCCGGCTGCTCGGGCACAAGGTGACGATCGCGCTGCCGCGCTACCAGGCGCTCGA is a genomic window of Sorangium aterium containing:
- a CDS encoding RluA family pseudouridine synthase; this encodes MTRISARELAGTSGPFGRGTPVVRPAEVPEGSVVTVLRVPPESAGMRLDRFVQTQLKRTSRTRAAEIVARGAYSPEARRLRGSDRVRPEQCILLWREPWDEQAPDTPIPVLHEDDALLAIDKPAGLPVHPTARYHKSTVIKMMEAARPGERLFLAHRLDRETSGVLLLCRTPDADRTVKAQFEERTGVVKRYAAIAWGWPEHDTFRVELPLELDGASRYKVKMRVAPPGRGLASATACEVLGRRADPLTGRRYALVRCTLETGRQHQIRVHLATSGLPLVGDKLYGPDEGMFARGADGVLTDDDRRALELDRHALHAALLELTHPMTGERVRIEAPLSDDLRTFWDALDA